One window from the genome of Halodesulfovibrio sp. MK-HDV encodes:
- the sat gene encoding sulfate adenylyltransferase, whose product MSKLVAPHGGKGLVCCLLEGAELEAEIKKAEGLKKLDISGRAKGDLIMMGIGGFSPLNGFMGKKDWKSVCENLTLADGTFWPVPVTLDASKEEAGAIAVGEEIALVRNGIVFATMKIEEKFEMTEADKKWECEKVFKGEGEESADDVFWKIALEDHPGVKMVMAQKEVNLAGPVKVLSEGEYPSEYEGVYLRPAEVRAMFEERGWSEVAALQLRNPMHRSHEFLAKIAIEVCDGVLIHSLIGNLKPGDIPADVRVKAIDALVEHYFVNDNVIQAGYPLDMRYAGPREGLLHATFRQNYGVNNMLIGRDHAGVGDFYGLFEAQEIFDRIPTPADEGKALLCKPMKIDWTFYCYKCDGMASLRTCPHSKEDRVILSGTKLRKALSDGADVPDHFGRDEVLVILREYYEGLTEKVEVKMQNAASGDSM is encoded by the coding sequence ATGTCTAAACTGGTAGCCCCACATGGTGGTAAAGGTCTCGTTTGTTGCCTGCTCGAAGGCGCAGAACTCGAAGCTGAAATTAAAAAAGCTGAAGGCCTGAAAAAGCTCGACATTTCCGGCCGCGCAAAAGGCGACCTTATCATGATGGGTATCGGTGGCTTCTCCCCACTGAACGGTTTCATGGGCAAAAAAGACTGGAAGAGCGTATGTGAGAACTTAACTCTTGCAGACGGCACTTTCTGGCCAGTACCAGTTACTCTTGACGCTTCCAAAGAAGAAGCTGGCGCAATCGCAGTTGGTGAAGAAATCGCTCTCGTTCGCAACGGTATCGTATTTGCTACTATGAAAATAGAAGAAAAATTCGAAATGACCGAAGCTGACAAAAAATGGGAATGCGAAAAAGTATTCAAAGGCGAAGGCGAAGAGTCTGCTGATGACGTATTCTGGAAGATCGCCCTTGAAGATCACCCAGGCGTAAAAATGGTTATGGCTCAGAAAGAAGTTAACCTTGCTGGTCCAGTTAAGGTTCTCTCTGAAGGCGAATACCCATCAGAATACGAAGGTGTTTATCTCCGCCCTGCAGAAGTTCGTGCAATGTTCGAAGAACGTGGTTGGTCTGAAGTTGCTGCACTGCAGTTGCGTAACCCAATGCACCGTTCCCACGAATTCCTTGCAAAAATCGCTATCGAAGTTTGCGACGGCGTACTCATTCACTCTCTCATCGGTAACCTCAAGCCAGGAGACATTCCTGCAGACGTTCGCGTAAAAGCTATCGATGCACTTGTTGAACACTACTTTGTAAACGACAACGTAATTCAGGCTGGCTACCCACTTGACATGCGTTACGCTGGTCCACGTGAAGGTCTGCTCCACGCAACTTTCCGCCAGAACTACGGCGTAAACAACATGCTCATCGGTCGTGACCACGCTGGCGTTGGTGATTTCTACGGTTTATTTGAAGCACAGGAAATCTTTGATCGTATCCCTACTCCAGCAGATGAAGGCAAAGCACTGCTTTGTAAGCCAATGAAAATTGACTGGACCTTCTACTGCTACAAGTGTGACGGTATGGCTTCCCTGCGTACTTGCCCACACAGCAAAGAAGATCGTGTTATCCTTTCCGGTACAAAACTCCGTAAAGCTTTGTCTGACGGCGCTGATGTACCTGATCACTTCGGTCGTGACGAAGTTCTCGTTATCCTTCGCGAATACTACGAAGGTCTTACCGAAAAAGTTGAAGTTAAAATGCAGAACGCTGCTTCCGGCGATTCCATGTAA
- the dsrJ gene encoding sulfate reduction electron transfer complex DsrMKJOP subunit DsrJ — protein MYNSKYVISGLVIFLAVFSYPFWGNLASKDYTGPKLSLPTDQKQCIEPVEFMRAEHMTLLNQWRDSALRDEKRVYVASNGATWETSLQKTCMSCHTNKAEFCDTCHLENAVEPYCWTCHVPPKGNE, from the coding sequence ATGTATAACAGCAAGTATGTTATCTCCGGACTGGTAATCTTTTTAGCCGTTTTCTCATACCCTTTCTGGGGCAATCTGGCTTCCAAAGACTACACTGGTCCTAAACTGAGCCTGCCTACTGATCAAAAGCAGTGCATTGAGCCTGTCGAGTTTATGCGCGCCGAGCACATGACTCTACTGAATCAGTGGCGTGACTCTGCACTTCGTGACGAGAAACGTGTATACGTTGCTTCTAACGGTGCAACATGGGAAACAAGCCTGCAGAAAACGTGTATGAGCTGTCATACCAATAAGGCTGAGTTCTGTGACACCTGTCACCTTGAGAACGCCGTGGAGCCATACTGTTGGACTTGCCACGTTCCGCCTAAGGGGAATGAATAA
- a CDS encoding RsbRD N-terminal domain-containing protein — translation MRHQLQAILSEHKQKITEEWVSAIFGTYEIDTVGFLRSQDNAFANPVGNKTKKATAILIDALVDDNLDSDVVTPAVNELIQVRAIQKFEADQAMSVLFVLKNIIRKHTVPKLSKSEEFADLLELESKIDSLALVGFRIYSECRDKVQRMRVDEFKRKHFQLLKRAERILEKPVGESES, via the coding sequence ATGCGACACCAGTTACAAGCTATTTTATCTGAACATAAACAAAAAATTACCGAAGAATGGGTTTCAGCCATATTCGGTACCTACGAGATCGATACAGTAGGATTCCTGCGCAGTCAGGATAATGCTTTTGCTAACCCGGTAGGGAACAAGACAAAAAAAGCAACTGCTATTCTTATCGATGCACTCGTGGATGATAATTTGGACAGCGATGTTGTAACTCCTGCAGTTAATGAACTGATTCAGGTACGCGCTATTCAAAAATTCGAAGCCGATCAGGCAATGTCTGTTCTCTTCGTTTTAAAAAACATCATCCGAAAACACACTGTCCCCAAACTTTCTAAGTCCGAAGAATTTGCTGATCTTCTGGAACTAGAATCAAAGATAGATTCTCTGGCTCTTGTGGGATTCCGTATTTATTCGGAATGTCGCGATAAGGTTCAGAGAATGCGCGTTGATGAATTCAAAAGGAAGCACTTTCAGCTCTTGAAAAGAGCAGAACGTATATTGGAGAAACCGGTTGGGGAATCGGAATCGTAA
- the dsrM gene encoding sulfate reduction electron transfer complex DsrMKJOP subunit DsrM gives MIISLLAVIALGILAWMGSMMGFQYVLAVCLPYTAITVFLVGFAWRIIDWAKRPVPFSIPTTGGQQKSLPWIKPATLDNPTNMAGVWGRMILEVLLFRSLFRNTNVSIEGDRVVYWSSKFLWLFALIFHYSFLIIFVRHFRFFAEPVPFFVNAIEMFDGILQIGAPRLFMTGPLILIALAYLIGRRIFSQKVRYISLLSDYFPLFLIFGLCATGIAMRYFWKVDIATVKIFVLSLLHFAPDTAALAKIGSIFYVHMFFLVVLLMYFPFSKLMHAAGVFFSPTRNMANDSRMKLHVNPWNPEKVYRTYEAYEDEFRVPMVEAGLPVVKQPEE, from the coding sequence ATGATAATTTCACTTCTCGCGGTTATCGCCTTGGGTATACTGGCCTGGATGGGATCAATGATGGGATTCCAATATGTTCTGGCAGTTTGTTTACCCTACACAGCAATAACCGTATTCCTTGTAGGTTTCGCATGGCGGATAATTGACTGGGCAAAGCGCCCGGTTCCGTTCAGCATTCCTACCACAGGTGGCCAACAGAAGTCTCTTCCCTGGATCAAGCCTGCCACTCTCGACAACCCGACCAATATGGCGGGTGTTTGGGGACGCATGATCCTTGAAGTACTTTTGTTTCGCTCCCTGTTCCGCAACACTAACGTTTCAATTGAAGGCGACCGCGTGGTCTACTGGTCCTCTAAGTTCCTGTGGCTTTTCGCGCTCATCTTCCACTACTCTTTCCTTATTATTTTTGTGCGTCATTTCAGGTTCTTTGCTGAGCCGGTACCATTCTTTGTGAATGCTATCGAAATGTTCGACGGCATTCTGCAGATTGGTGCACCACGTCTGTTTATGACTGGTCCACTAATTCTCATAGCGTTGGCATACCTGATCGGCCGCCGTATCTTTAGTCAGAAAGTGCGTTACATCTCTCTTTTGAGCGATTACTTCCCACTTTTCTTGATTTTCGGCCTGTGTGCTACCGGCATCGCAATGCGCTACTTCTGGAAAGTTGACATTGCTACTGTAAAAATCTTTGTATTGAGCTTGCTCCATTTCGCACCGGACACAGCTGCTCTTGCAAAAATCGGCAGCATTTTCTACGTGCACATGTTCTTCCTTGTAGTACTCCTTATGTACTTCCCGTTCAGTAAGCTTATGCATGCTGCTGGCGTATTCTTTAGCCCGACTCGTAACATGGCAAACGACAGCCGTATGAAGCTGCACGTTAACCCATGGAACCCGGAAAAAGTTTACCGCACGTACGAAGCATATGAAGATGAATTCAGGGTACCTATGGTTGAGGCAGGACTCCCGGTCGTAAAGCAGCCGGAAGAATAA
- a CDS encoding M48 family metallopeptidase: MIFKDDGTIEYTLTRSKRAKYVRLKITRTKGLEVVVPQTFKKAWLPPILKKRTEWIRKAAKRLELPAKVDDLPALIPDKIVLSAIDREYSVQKVAAASIAAKLIEAEKIIRTASGLLSIEIDGEILLPDDVTEEEQAELLSCWLVRCGKEYLPEFLEEASQEVGIPYKKVQIRLQKSRWGSCSGHGTISLNARLLLLPVESLHYILLHELAHVRHPNHSASYWNFLITLDAKALEHDVAMQDAWKHIPFCFSM, translated from the coding sequence TTGATTTTTAAAGATGATGGCACTATCGAATATACACTTACTCGCAGTAAGCGAGCCAAATATGTCCGTTTAAAAATTACGCGGACAAAAGGACTTGAGGTTGTGGTGCCGCAGACATTTAAAAAGGCGTGGCTTCCTCCAATTTTGAAAAAGCGTACAGAATGGATTCGCAAGGCAGCAAAGCGGCTGGAACTTCCAGCAAAAGTCGACGACCTGCCAGCTTTGATTCCTGATAAAATTGTATTGTCTGCTATTGATCGCGAGTATTCTGTTCAAAAAGTCGCGGCTGCTAGTATTGCAGCGAAGTTGATTGAAGCTGAAAAAATTATACGCACCGCGTCCGGATTGCTCTCTATTGAAATTGACGGCGAAATATTGCTGCCGGATGATGTGACTGAAGAGGAACAAGCTGAGCTGTTGTCCTGCTGGCTTGTGCGATGCGGGAAAGAGTATTTGCCTGAATTTTTGGAAGAGGCATCGCAAGAAGTTGGGATTCCCTATAAAAAAGTCCAAATTCGTCTTCAAAAAAGTCGGTGGGGTAGTTGTTCAGGCCATGGAACAATCTCCTTGAATGCACGTTTATTGCTTTTGCCTGTAGAATCTTTGCACTATATTTTACTACACGAATTGGCACATGTACGGCACCCCAATCATTCGGCTTCTTACTGGAATTTTTTGATAACGCTGGATGCCAAAGCGCTGGAGCACGATGTTGCGATGCAGGATGCGTGGAAACACATTCCCTTTTGTTTCTCTATGTAA
- the dsrO gene encoding sulfate reduction electron transfer complex DsrMKJOP subunit DsrO → MKRSRRQFLKVASLSVAGLGAQLAAGGMTQAAAAVKPSYKKNALALKAKRWAMVIDTREFASKEDFDACINACDTAHNIPQMPGNTEIKWIWKDAYDHTFTETTNKYQSKEVEDREYFMLCNHCENPPCVRVCPTQATYKLENGIVAMDYHRCIGCRFCMAGCPFGARSFNFTDPRPYIKDINPKFPTRMIGVVEKCNFCVERLDEGKLPACVEAAPGKIHFGDLSDPESDVRKLLDENYTLRRKPALGTEPGVFYII, encoded by the coding sequence ATGAAACGTAGCAGAAGACAATTCCTTAAGGTTGCCAGCCTTTCTGTTGCAGGTCTTGGCGCTCAGCTTGCAGCTGGCGGTATGACCCAAGCAGCTGCTGCTGTTAAACCTAGTTACAAAAAAAATGCTCTTGCGCTTAAAGCTAAGCGTTGGGCTATGGTTATTGATACTCGCGAGTTTGCTTCTAAAGAAGACTTTGATGCTTGCATCAATGCTTGTGACACAGCGCATAACATTCCACAGATGCCAGGTAATACTGAAATCAAGTGGATTTGGAAAGACGCTTACGATCACACCTTCACAGAAACAACTAACAAGTATCAGTCAAAAGAAGTTGAAGATCGTGAATACTTCATGCTCTGCAACCACTGCGAAAACCCTCCATGCGTTCGCGTATGTCCTACTCAGGCTACTTACAAGCTTGAAAACGGCATCGTTGCTATGGATTACCATCGCTGTATCGGTTGTCGTTTCTGCATGGCAGGTTGCCCATTCGGCGCACGCTCATTCAACTTCACTGATCCTCGCCCATACATTAAAGACATCAACCCTAAGTTCCCTACCCGCATGATCGGTGTTGTGGAAAAATGTAACTTCTGTGTTGAACGTCTTGATGAAGGCAAGCTTCCAGCTTGTGTTGAAGCCGCTCCGGGTAAAATTCACTTCGGCGACTTGTCAGATCCTGAATCTGATGTTCGTAAGTTGCTCGATGAGAACTATACACTTCGTCGTAAACCAGCATTGGGCACTGAGCCTGGTGTATTCTACATAATTTAG
- the dsrK gene encoding sulfate reduction electron transfer complex DsrMKJOP subunit DsrK has translation MAKVPSPEELIKISYDMPSQNWMDTKPEISPGSVAYPAKKRTMEPLGMPHPHDWDPFEEDWHLPENWEEIIYNGLKERLEKYRSLKLFMDICVRCGACADKCHYFIGSGDPKNMPVLRAELLRSVYRKDFTTAGKILGKLAGARKLDKDVIKEWFYYFYQCTECRRCSLYCPYGIDTAEITMMARELLHELGLGLHWIMDPVSNCNRTGNHLGITPHAFKEIVEFLCEDIEEVTGISINPPFNEPGHEVLFITPSGDAFAEPGIYTFMGYLMLFEEIGLDYTLSTYASEGGNFGLFTSSSMMKKLNAKMYAEAERLGSKWILGGECGHMWRVINQYMSTMNGPAPSCMETPVSPITGTVFENASETKMVHIAEFTADLIKHNKIRLDPSRNDHLKTTYHDSCNPARAMGLLEEPREIMRAVSNNFYEMPENTIREQTFCCGAGSGLNTDEIMEIRMRGALPRGNALRYVQEKHGVNMMSCVCAIDRATLPPLADYWAPGVDIAGVHELVANALVMKGEKKRTMDLRQEELPGMEDE, from the coding sequence ATGGCCAAAGTACCTTCACCAGAAGAGCTGATTAAAATCAGCTACGATATGCCAAGTCAGAACTGGATGGACACCAAGCCTGAGATTTCTCCTGGCTCGGTTGCATATCCAGCTAAGAAAAGAACCATGGAACCTCTTGGAATGCCCCATCCGCACGATTGGGATCCATTTGAGGAAGATTGGCACCTCCCAGAAAACTGGGAAGAAATCATCTATAACGGTTTGAAAGAACGCCTTGAAAAATACCGTTCTCTTAAACTTTTCATGGACATCTGTGTTCGCTGTGGCGCCTGTGCTGATAAGTGTCATTACTTCATCGGTTCCGGCGACCCTAAAAACATGCCTGTTCTGCGTGCAGAGCTGCTCCGTTCCGTTTACCGTAAAGACTTTACCACTGCCGGTAAAATTCTTGGTAAACTTGCCGGTGCTCGCAAACTCGACAAAGACGTGATTAAAGAGTGGTTCTACTACTTCTATCAGTGTACTGAATGTCGTCGTTGCTCCCTGTATTGCCCATACGGTATTGATACCGCTGAAATTACTATGATGGCTCGTGAGTTGCTGCACGAACTCGGTCTTGGTCTGCACTGGATCATGGACCCTGTTAGCAACTGTAACCGTACTGGTAACCACCTTGGTATTACACCGCATGCCTTCAAAGAAATCGTAGAGTTCCTCTGCGAAGACATTGAAGAAGTTACCGGTATCTCAATCAATCCACCTTTCAACGAACCTGGTCATGAAGTTCTCTTCATCACCCCTTCCGGTGACGCATTTGCAGAACCGGGCATCTACACCTTCATGGGTTACCTGATGCTGTTCGAAGAAATTGGACTTGATTACACCTTGTCTACTTATGCATCTGAAGGTGGTAACTTCGGTCTCTTTACATCATCCAGCATGATGAAGAAACTGAACGCCAAGATGTACGCTGAAGCAGAACGCTTAGGCTCCAAGTGGATTCTTGGTGGTGAGTGTGGTCACATGTGGCGTGTTATTAACCAGTACATGTCAACCATGAACGGTCCAGCACCTTCCTGCATGGAAACTCCAGTAAGCCCAATTACTGGCACCGTGTTCGAAAATGCTAGCGAAACCAAAATGGTTCACATTGCTGAGTTCACAGCTGACCTCATCAAGCACAACAAGATTCGCCTTGATCCTTCACGTAACGATCATCTCAAAACTACCTACCACGATAGCTGTAACCCAGCACGTGCTATGGGTCTTCTTGAGGAACCACGTGAAATCATGCGTGCGGTCTCTAATAACTTCTACGAAATGCCTGAAAACACCATCCGCGAACAGACTTTCTGTTGTGGTGCGGGCTCCGGTCTCAACACTGATGAGATTATGGAAATCCGTATGCGTGGTGCTCTTCCTCGTGGTAACGCTCTGCGTTACGTACAGGAAAAACATGGTGTTAACATGATGTCTTGTGTTTGTGCTATTGACCGTGCAACTCTTCCTCCGTTGGCCGATTACTGGGCACCGGGTGTAGATATTGCTGGCGTGCACGAACTTGTCGCTAACGCCCTCGTAATGAAAGGCGAGAAAAAGCGTACTATGGACCTCAGGCAGGAAGAACTGCCAGGAATGGAGGATGAATAA